Within the Streptomyces sp. YIM 121038 genome, the region CGAGGGAGTCGATGCGCCGCTCGCTGTCCGCGAGGATCGCGTCCTTCTTTGCGTCGCCCGTCCGTCCGCCCTCGAAGACGTTCTCGACGTCCTTGGGCAGCTCGATCCGCGGTCGCTCTATCGCGTCGGCCGATGCCTTCGGGGACGGTGTGGCGGTCGGGCTGCTGCTGTTGCCGGCGCCCTCGATCTTGTCGTCGTTCTTGGAGCCGCCGTCTCCGCCGCCGCAGGCGGAGAGTGACAGGACTGCGGCAGCGGTCAGAGACGCGGCAGCGAGCAGTGTGGGTCGGCGGTTCACAGTAGCTCCCATGGGACGTGGGTTCACTTGAGTGAACCCACGCTATCCACGGGCAAAGCGGCGCGCGACGGTGAGGTTTGCCGAGGACGGGGGCAGATGGGGGCATACCCCCGCCGTGCGGCGGGGGTTGTTGCGGAACGGTCGCAGAACGCGGGGGCCCGCGTCACGCCCCCTCGGCGTCACGCCCCCTCGGCGTCACGCCCCCTCGGCGTCACGCCCCCGCGACGCCGCTTCGCGGCGCCGTCCGGCCACACCCGTGGGCTACGCCGCGCGGCCAGGTCCTCCACCCAGCCCACGGCCAGCACCATCACTCCGATCAGCGGCCACACCAGCATGAACATCCACATCGTGTACGTCGAGTCGAGCGCCGCCATCGTCCGCTCGGTCATGAACGGGACGTCGTACGCCATATCGATCAGTGGGACCGTCGCCATGATCAAGAGGTTGTGCCAGAGGTAGATCGTGACGGCACGGTTGTTGGAGAGGGTGATGAGTTTGTCCGCGTGGGCGAGGCGGCCGGGGAGCTGGTGCCAGGACGGGGAGTGGACGAGGAGCACGACGACGAAGCCGAGGGACCAGGTGGCCTGGGCGAGGGGGATGTCGTTGAGGTCCCAGCCGTCGGGGCCGAGGTGGCCGGAGGCCCACCACAGGCCGAACGCCATGGTGAGGGCGGCGAGGGAGACGGCCAGATAGCGCGGGACCCGCGCGAGGACGCCCTCCTGGTGGGCGAAGCCGAGGATCCAGCAGCCTCCGTAGACCGCGAAGTCACCGATGGCGTTGCCCGTTTCGCCGGGGATGCGGACGAGGCCGGTGGACAGCAGGGCGGTGAGGGCCAGGGGGGCGAGGAGCGTCGGCCAGGGGGCGCGGCGGAAGGCCCGCAGCAGCAGGGGGGACGCGAGAACGAACCACAGGTACGCGCGGAGGTACCAGAGCGGGCCGACCGCCTGCACGGCCCAGGTGTCCTCCAGGAGGCCCGCCTTGTCGCCCAGTTGCCAGGGGAAGGGCGGCGCGCCGAGCGGCAGCACGTAGTCGGCGAGGCTCAGCAGGCCCCAGGTGCCGCCGTGGTCCGGGTCGTCGGCCGGTTTCCAGCCCGCCGCGAAGAGCAGGAACAGGGCGGCCGCGCCGAACACCCACAGGGGCGGCAGGAGGCGCCGCAGGCGGGACGTGAGGACCTGCCGCGCCGGTCGCTCCAGGGAGCGCGCCGTCAGGGAGCCCGCGAGCGCGAACATCACGCCCATCGAGGG harbors:
- a CDS encoding acyltransferase gives rise to the protein MTHPTRVGEPPAREAPSARAPRDRYLDLLRTLALVRVVVYHLFGWAWLTILFPSMGVMFALAGSLTARSLERPARQVLTSRLRRLLPPLWVFGAAALFLLFAAGWKPADDPDHGGTWGLLSLADYVLPLGAPPFPWQLGDKAGLLEDTWAVQAVGPLWYLRAYLWFVLASPLLLRAFRRAPWPTLLAPLALTALLSTGLVRIPGETGNAIGDFAVYGGCWILGFAHQEGVLARVPRYLAVSLAALTMAFGLWWASGHLGPDGWDLNDIPLAQATWSLGFVVVLLVHSPSWHQLPGRLAHADKLITLSNNRAVTIYLWHNLLIMATVPLIDMAYDVPFMTERTMAALDSTYTMWMFMLVWPLIGVMVLAVGWVEDLAARRSPRVWPDGAAKRRRGGVTPRGRDAEGA